The Macellibacteroides fermentans genome contains the following window.
CGTCTTTGATGTCCGTCACCTTTGCAGCAATACCCGAAGCCAGCGAATTATATAGATTGTGCGTACCCGTTAATGCTAACTGATCCTGATCCATTGTAAATATTCCGTTATCTGTTTCAATTACTATTTGTTTGTTCTCTGTGAATGCTTTTACGCCCTCCTTTTTTGTTTCAGAAAAAGGATACAACGCAGCTTTGGGATTATGCTTTGCTATCTCACGGGCAATCACGGGATCGTCGTTCCAATAGATAAAGACATCTTCCTCCGTTTGATTCTGAATGATGCGGAATTTAGAGTCCACATAATTCTGAAATTCATAATTATAGCGGTCCAGATGGTCTGGAGTTATATTCATTAATATGGCAACATCGGCCTTAAAGTCGTACATGTTGTCCAGCTGGAAACTGCTTAGTTCAAGCACATAGTATGCGTGCGGCTGCTCTGCAACCTGTAACGCCAGACTGTTTCCCACGTTTCCGGCAAGTCCCACATCGAGTCCGGCCTGCTTAAGGATATGGTATGTAAGCATCGTGGTAGTGGTTTTGCCGTTACTACCGGTAATACATATCATTTTGGAGTTGGTATACCTTCCTGCAAATTCTATTTCAGAAATAATGGAGGTACCCTTTTCCTTCAGTTTCTTAATGATGGCTGCTTTGTCGGGAATACCGGGACTCTTTACTATTTCGTCTGCTGCAAGAACAATCGATTCCGTGTGCTGCCCCTCTTCCCAGGCGATGCCACGTGCATCCATCATCTCTTTGTAAACGGGTTTAATGACCGATAAATCCGAAACAAACACATCATACCCTTTGGCTTTAGCCAGCACAGCAGCACCTGTTCCACTTTCGCCGGCTCCCAAAATTACCATCTTTTTACCCATCTTTATCTCATCTTTAAAGTGACAATTGTAATAACAGCCAGAATAATGCCGATAAGCCAGAACCTTACTACGATTTTAGATTCGGGTACCACATTGAACGGCTTTTGCAACAGGGCTTCGATGCCTGCATTTCCGGGTTTCTGGAAATGGTGATGCAACGGAGTCATCTTAAAAATGCGTTTTCCAACGCCATATTTCTTTTTCGTGTATTTAAAGTAAGCTACCTGCATCATCACCGATATGCTTTCTGCGAAAAAGATACCACAAAGTATCGGGATAAGCAACTCTTTACGTATAATAATGGCGAATACTGCAATAATACCACCGAGGGTAAGACTGCCGGTATCTCCCATAAATACCTGGGCGGGATAGGAATTATACCAAAGGAAGCCAACGGTGGCTCCGATGAATGCGGCGGCAAACACCACCAGCTCTTCTGCTCCCGGAATAAACATGATGTTGAGGAATGAGGCAAATTCAAAGTGGGAAGACATATAGGCCAACACGCCCAACGCCACCCCGATGATAGCCGAACTTCCGGCCGCCAGTCCGTCCAGACCGTCGGTAAGGTTTGCTCCGTTGGATACGGCGGTAACCACAAAGATGGTCATCAGCACAAATACCAGCCATGCGGCTTCCACTTTATATTCGCCTGCCCAATCCACCAGTTTTGCATAGTCGAAGTTGTTGTTCTTCAGGAACGGAATGGTGGTTTTGGTCGACTTGGTCTCCACCTGATGGTAATTAACCTCTTCGATGACGTTGTTGCGGCGCACCTCCATATTCTCCTTGATTACCACATCCGGACTAAGATACAGGGTTACCCCCACAATAAGTCCGAGGCCTACCTGACCCACAATCTTAAAACGGCCATGCAGCCCCTCTTTGTTTTTACGGAACACCTTGATGTAATCGTCGAGGAAGCCGATGGATCCCAGCCAAAGTGTGGTGACAATCATCAGCAACAGGTAAATATTGTTTAATTTGGCGCAAAGAATCGTTGGCACCAGAATGGCTATGATTATGATGATCCCTCCCATGGTGGGGGTTCCTTTCTTACTCATCTGACCTTCCAACCCCAGGTTGCGGACTGTCTCACCAATCTGGAGCATCTGCAACCGGTTGATAATACGGCGACCGATGGCTGTAGAAATAAACAGCGATAATATTAATGCCAGTCCCGATCGGAACGAAACATATTTGAACATGCCGGCACCCGGGAAATCAAGCTGATCCAAAAAATTAAAAAGATAGTATAACATGCGCTTGCCTTTATTGTTTTTGTTGTGTTCCGAATATCTCTCTCACTATTTCGCGGTCGTCGAAATGATGTTTCACCCCCTTCACATCCTGATAATCTTCGTGCCCTTTACCGGCAATAAGAATCACATCGCCCTTTTTTGCGAGTAAGGCGGCGGTTTTAATGGCCTGACTACGATCCGTAATGCAAAGGGTACGTTGCTTCTCTTCGTTGTTCAACCCGGCTACCATATCATTTATGATATCTTCGGGTTCTTCGAATCGGGGGTTATCTGAGGTAAGGATCACCTGGTCGCTCAGCTTCACAGCCTCTTTGGCCATCAGGGGACGCTTGCCTTTATCTCTGTTTCCTCCGGCACCTACCACGGTAAGGATACGGCCTCTGCTATCAAGGACTTCATGTATACCGTTGAGCACATTGTTAAGGGCATCGGGCGTATGGGCATAATCCACAATGGCCGTATATCCCAGAGGAGACTGGATGGTTTCGAAACGTCCCGACACCGAATGTAACGTACTTAGGGCAAGCAGCACCTCTTCGGGTTCTTTTCCCAAAGCAACTGCCGCTCCGTAAACCGCCAGTAAGTTGTAAGCATTGAAACGGCCTACAAAATGCACCATCACCTCCTTGTCGTTGATGGTAAGCAGGGTACCTTCGAAATGGGATTCGAGGATTCGGCCTTTTACATCTGCCAGCGTGCGCAACGAATAGGTGAGTTTCGTGGCAGCCGTGTTCTGAAGCATGACCAGTCCCGATTTATCATCGGCATTGGTAAGGGCGAATGCCGATGCAGGCAGGTTATCAAAGAACTGCTTTTTTGCCTTCAGGTAGTTTTCTACCGTAAGGTGGTAATCGAGGTGATCGCGGGTAAGGTTCGTGAATATGCCGCCATCGAAGGAGATTCCGCTGATGCGCTTCTGATCTACTGCATGGGAGCTGACCTCCATAAACAGATACTCGCATCCGGCATCAACCATACGCGCCATCAGTTCGTGCAAAGTAAGTGCATCGGGGGTGGTATGGGTGGCGGGAACGGCTTCGCCGTCTATATAATTGCACACGGTGGAAAGCAGACCTGCCTTGTGGCCCATCTTCCGGAACATGTCGTATAGTAACGTAGCAATGGTAGTTTTTCCGTTGGTACCGGTAACCCCTACAACCACAAGGTTATCTGAAGGGAACTCGTACCAGGCCGACGCCAGCTTACCCAAAGCTTCGGCTGTATCGGGAACCACAATATAAGTAACGGTTTCGGATAAAGCAGCCGGTAATACTTCGCACACAATTGCCCTGGCTCCGTTGGCAATCGCCACCGGGATGTAATCGTGTCCGTCGGAGGCAGTCCCCTTAACGGCTACAAACAGACTGCCATCCGTAACTTTACGTGAATCGGCAGCTATACTCTGTATATGTAAATCATCGGTACCTGTAAGATTCTGAACTTGCAGCACCTTCATCAAGCTTTTCAGTTCCATAAGCTTTTTTATCATTTAATTCAAAACAATAGCAATCGTTTGTCCCTTTATTGCCCGGCTTCCCGGAGGAATGGACTGGGAGGTGACTTTCCCCATTCCGGAGATGGAGACTCTCAATCCCTGGTTTTCGAGCAAGAAGACAGCGTCTTTGGCCCCCATTCCTACTACGTGAGGGACAACGCCCTTCTTTTCCGATACATTTTTCAGACTTATGCCGGTCTCCTTTATACCGGTCATCACCCAGGGACTTTCCACACTATCGGTACCCAGACGGATTCCGAATTGTTTCATTACATTTTCCAACGCCTGCAGATCGCCTCCTTTTACCTGAGGGATTTTAACTGCCGCAGAATCTGCGGGCATCTTATCCAGGTTGTAGGAAACCGTTCCGGCAAATATCTTTTCGGCGATGGATTTAAAAACACCTCCCGCCATGGTTCCTCCCGAAGGATATCCGATACGGGGCCTGCGTATCACCACAATACAGGAATATACAGGCTTGTCGGCAGGAAAATAACCACAGAAGGAGACCTGGTGACTGACTCCCGCGGCTTTGTAACCGGCCGATCCCTGCGATAGCTGAGCTGTTCCGGTCTTACCCGCAATGCTCACTATGTCCGAGCGTACCGCCTGTCCGGTTCCCTCTTCCACAACTCCTACCAGCATGCTTTTAATCTGCGTCAGGGTTTTCTCCGAACAGATAGCCGGGTTTAACACCTCGGTAGAAAAACTTTTCACCACTTCGCCATCGCGAAGAATCTCCTTGGTAAACATAGGGCGCACCTGTTTCCCCCCATTGGCGATGGCATTGAAAAAGGTGAGCGTATAGATGGGCGGTATCTGCGTTTCGTATCCGAACGACATCCAGGGCAGGGTGGTCTTTGACCAGTACCGTGTCGAGTCGGAGGGTTTACGTATCTTGGCCCTTCCCGCTCCGGGTATTTCGAGATTCAACGGGGTATTGATTCCGATACGGTACAACCCTTCCACAAATTTGGACGGGTTCTTTTCGTATCCTCTCAAAATCAGCTTGGCAACCCCGATATTGGACGAGTTCCAGATGGCCTTTTCGGCCGTTATCATATGATATCCGCCTTTATTGGCGTTATGGTCGGTCATCCGTGCCCCTTTATACATGAATATTCCATTCCCGGTGTCTACCGAATCGGTTGGCGTACAAACACCATCCTCCAGGGCAACCATCATGGATGCCACCTTAAAGGTGGATCCGGGTTCCGATTCGTCTGCCACCGCATGGTTTTTAGTCTCGCCGTAAATACCTTCACGAATACGGCCCATATTGGTGATCGCCTTGATTTCGCCGGTAGCTACCTCCATAACCACAGCCGTTCCCGACTCAGCATCAATTTCCTTTAGCATATCCACCAGCGACTTT
Protein-coding sequences here:
- the murD gene encoding UDP-N-acetylmuramoyl-L-alanine--D-glutamate ligase, which codes for MGKKMVILGAGESGTGAAVLAKAKGYDVFVSDLSVIKPVYKEMMDARGIAWEEGQHTESIVLAADEIVKSPGIPDKAAIIKKLKEKGTSIISEIEFAGRYTNSKMICITGSNGKTTTTMLTYHILKQAGLDVGLAGNVGNSLALQVAEQPHAYYVLELSSFQLDNMYDFKADVAILMNITPDHLDRYNYEFQNYVDSKFRIIQNQTEEDVFIYWNDDPVIAREIAKHNPKAALYPFSETKKEGVKAFTENKQIVIETDNGIFTMDQDQLALTGTHNLYNSLASGIAAKVTDIKDDEIRASLSDFAGVEHRLEKVARVRGVDYINDSKATNVNSCWYALQSMNTPVVLILGGTDKGNDYTEIEELVINKVHSLIFLGVDNTKLHAFFDGKVPVIEDAQSMEEAISKAYKLASKGDTVLLSPCCASFDLFKNYEDRGNQFKACVLNL
- a CDS encoding penicillin-binding protein, with translation MAEENQPKDIEPKNNRILAYYFIVVLLLGLVVTGILVRMFDTAFVEKEKWEKVAESQKRPNRLVLPGRGNIYSADGKLMATSVPRYYMYIDFKADGLQADTLKHYVDSLSYYLSKKLKNRTAAGYKAHLLRGLRSKSRQYPVYEGRVSYTDLKEIKTYPFLRLSKYKSGFYTKEMVQRQKPFGSLASRTIGDIYGEIEEGGTTKGKNGLELQYDSLLRGQAGLSSVRRVGGGWTNVIEIEPVNGMDIRTTIDIDIQDITEKSLVDMLKEIDAESGTAVVMEVATGEIKAITNMGRIREGIYGETKNHAVADESEPGSTFKVASMMVALEDGVCTPTDSVDTGNGIFMYKGARMTDHNANKGGYHMITAEKAIWNSSNIGVAKLILRGYEKNPSKFVEGLYRIGINTPLNLEIPGAGRAKIRKPSDSTRYWSKTTLPWMSFGYETQIPPIYTLTFFNAIANGGKQVRPMFTKEILRDGEVVKSFSTEVLNPAICSEKTLTQIKSMLVGVVEEGTGQAVRSDIVSIAGKTGTAQLSQGSAGYKAAGVSHQVSFCGYFPADKPVYSCIVVIRRPRIGYPSGGTMAGGVFKSIAEKIFAGTVSYNLDKMPADSAAVKIPQVKGGDLQALENVMKQFGIRLGTDSVESPWVMTGIKETGISLKNVSEKKGVVPHVVGMGAKDAVFLLENQGLRVSISGMGKVTSQSIPPGSRAIKGQTIAIVLN
- a CDS encoding UDP-N-acetylmuramoyl-L-alanyl-D-glutamate--2,6-diaminopimelate ligase produces the protein MELKSLMKVLQVQNLTGTDDLHIQSIAADSRKVTDGSLFVAVKGTASDGHDYIPVAIANGARAIVCEVLPAALSETVTYIVVPDTAEALGKLASAWYEFPSDNLVVVGVTGTNGKTTIATLLYDMFRKMGHKAGLLSTVCNYIDGEAVPATHTTPDALTLHELMARMVDAGCEYLFMEVSSHAVDQKRISGISFDGGIFTNLTRDHLDYHLTVENYLKAKKQFFDNLPASAFALTNADDKSGLVMLQNTAATKLTYSLRTLADVKGRILESHFEGTLLTINDKEVMVHFVGRFNAYNLLAVYGAAVALGKEPEEVLLALSTLHSVSGRFETIQSPLGYTAIVDYAHTPDALNNVLNGIHEVLDSRGRILTVVGAGGNRDKGKRPLMAKEAVKLSDQVILTSDNPRFEEPEDIINDMVAGLNNEEKQRTLCITDRSQAIKTAALLAKKGDVILIAGKGHEDYQDVKGVKHHFDDREIVREIFGTQQKQ
- the mraY gene encoding phospho-N-acetylmuramoyl-pentapeptide-transferase; protein product: MLYYLFNFLDQLDFPGAGMFKYVSFRSGLALILSLFISTAIGRRIINRLQMLQIGETVRNLGLEGQMSKKGTPTMGGIIIIIAILVPTILCAKLNNIYLLLMIVTTLWLGSIGFLDDYIKVFRKNKEGLHGRFKIVGQVGLGLIVGVTLYLSPDVVIKENMEVRRNNVIEEVNYHQVETKSTKTTIPFLKNNNFDYAKLVDWAGEYKVEAAWLVFVLMTIFVVTAVSNGANLTDGLDGLAAGSSAIIGVALGVLAYMSSHFEFASFLNIMFIPGAEELVVFAAAFIGATVGFLWYNSYPAQVFMGDTGSLTLGGIIAVFAIIIRKELLIPILCGIFFAESISVMMQVAYFKYTKKKYGVGKRIFKMTPLHHHFQKPGNAGIEALLQKPFNVVPESKIVVRFWLIGIILAVITIVTLKMR